The genomic segment aattcaagcggttcttaatttagaattctgtagctcaagatataaataatttagtaactatgactcaagtggacagctttgaataaacatataagtaaatagtgaaattatagataatgttacatataagcatattatatacattaaggatgtggaataaagaggaggatgaggaaaatatatatgaatatttagctagcatgggttacattaaaaatggctaatttgcatgttttaggctcagggactaaattgaataaaagtaaaattttaggagtaattttgtaaaaaggtaaaaaatgaccaaaattgcatgaaatgaattgttttattgtctaaattaatgtattgaaagaaattattaatattaagcGGGTTTAGAGCATTAATCTTGTTGTATAATGACAATATAAactgattttgttaaatattgatgttaacatcaaattatgaaaatagttaaaatattagggtttggtattaaatttttgttttattaaggGCCGTTTGATATCCTACAATATTTGGATAAAATATTAATCAAgaaaaattaattgatttgatagattaactagttgagtgactaaattgtaaaagttcccTTATTCAGTAAGATCTGATAAGTGacatatgaaattaatgtttgaaaaattaattttattattggtGTTGATATCAAATAAATGTATTCATCGATTGAAGTTGtgacgagtaataaattcaagtgtgatatgttgataaaataagtttatcaatgttgaatttatatgaaacatgttcaagtatgctaacaagtgttgttgttgatgcttagacaagtgccaagctattggttaaatggtaatatgtttatttatatgatgcattgaaaaggtaagtgctcaaatgaaaatatacttgtgctcatgaaagagtggtaagttttaagttgtgcaatttcttatgaaatggtttatcatgtgattaatcttTAAAAAGGGCTATGTTCAAATGCATTAGCTTGTAGTTATGGTGGTATGGTATGTTAATGACTGGTGAGTTATGCATATGGAATAAGTgaggaaagtaaagaaatgcaaatgaaaatttaaaaatttggaaTAGTTAAAGTTGTTGAATATACTTTATGAATATTGTGGTATCAATACTGGATTATTCTAGATATGCATAAATTtcttatttaaaatgaattgatatgattaaagtttatacgagcttattaagcattcattgcttatgtaattgtttccctttacttttcagattatcgaaagcttgattaggttggaagcttgtcggagatatatcacactatccattagttCTATCAGTAATTtcgaatgttttaattttggtcacaatgacatgtataggtattttgtttaATGTTGGTCTATATGTAAattgttgagattagccacttattttAGCTTGTGTTGAATGCCATGTTATAGTTTGTAGATTTGTGAATTGGTGAGGCTAGGTTAGTAACAAATTGGATGAGAAATATGACTTGTAAAATGAcatattttcgtccacacgggcaaagacacgagcttgtgtctcaaccgtgtgtgacacacggccaggtgacatggtcgtgtgtctcctgtatattaaatttgcacaaaacagaatgcccacacgacctagcacacgggcgtgtgacttggcagtGTGACCTAAGTCAATATACTCACATGGGCACAAACACGGGCTAAAACACGGCCGTGGGTCCttatttcgaatacccacacggcttgagacacgggcgtgcctcCAAACTGCGTGATTCACACGGcatggccacacgaccgtgtgacccctgcaatgtTGGAAACTTTAAATCTTttcgaaaaattttctgagttttcgACTTAGTCCCTATGTGTTTCTAATGCGTAAATTTGGGTCTCGAGGGCTCGTTTATGGGGCAATATggatgattttgattggtttcaaatatgaatgctagatgaaatgaaatgtctaataattaatttgtaaactctggtaatactccgtaaccctgttctggcgacggattcgggttaggggcgttcaATCCACGACCAACTAGATGCAtcgaaagaaaaacaaaaggtgTTTTCTTTGGCGCAACAATCATGTGGAAGCGAATctcatcattggtggaaaactccCATTGATCAGCTTAACCCGAGGGAGTTTCATGAATGAGACAAATGTTTCGCAGAGTTCATCAACTTGATCTCTGTTTTCCTCAATGCATATTGCAATGGATGAGGATATCCTTTTGTCGTTCCTCCTAGATATGGCCTTAGTTTGCAGTAGCTTTTTACCTCAAAGTTCGCAATGtcaaatgttatttttattgttttattttttatgttagttagGCTTGTCGATCTTGGGAGTCCTCAAGGCATACATGAGCATGCTCATGTAGCCAACCAACATGCGGTCTATGGTATCTATGCAGATGTAacaatataaatgaaattgaaaagtttgaaatGTGATGAAATGGATTTGATATCCAAATTGAAAAGTCATTGAGTGGATTGATTTGTAAGTGAATATCTTTATGATTGTTGATAACAAAggtgattgaattgaattatgtatACTTGTTATAATCTTATGATTTGTTGATTGATATACCATGTTGATAAGTTATATGAAAGTAACATGAGTTGGTATGTTAAGTTACTTGTAACATCGATTATTGTTATAGATATATGCTCACTTTACATGACTGGTTCTCCAACATGGGTGATGCAATTAACTAATGAATTTAAGAAATGGATGTAGGTGATTTCTTCAATTAAGCCCACCACcaacttcattttttattttaggttttatttCAGGGATAAATCAAAGATGATTCAAGATTTGTTATTACTCACCCAATCCAATTTTAATCAAACATTGGCTTTGATAATGAATCCAACCCAAATCAACATTGTTTCTATCATTGATACAAGTCGAAATGCATAAGAATGAACAATGTTGTCGTTTTATTATTTCCTTCTACTAAATTTCTATTCCTTCTTCCATTTTTAGgagaatgaaaaagataaatCCCCAAACACTAATATTCAAACCTAACTAAAACTagtcaatttttatttaattattttggaaAAGCAGTTGTATAAGGTGATTCTTATGGTGAAGAGACAGTGTAGTAAAGAGCCTAGAGACAGGGGAGTAGGGGATAGGTGATAATGAGAATTTGTAGTTCTTATgttacaaataaacaaaaaaatgttTTGTACTAATTATAGAGAAGCCCCTAGTTtaaatcaaaagtaaaaaaaaaaacacgtcAACAATCCGTTAATAGATTAATGGAATTTTTAATGGTAGTGACCAATTTAAgcaattattttaattacagtgattaaattgataaaaaaattaaaatgaccaaaataggaaCAATGCTATTTTAGAGTGACTCGcgatgtaatttaccctaaaaaaaattcaacttaaagTTTTAGTATAACTTATTATCaaacacttttttttgttaagaaatttgtagtaattaaaaatataatattattgtcAAACACAATTAAAATGTGCAAAAAATATccaacacattaaaaaaatttaaaccatattttattctttttaatggagtaaaattttttaataacttATGAAACAAATGTTTAGAACAATATACTTAGGCTTCGATCTTCATTGCATTAGGAGTTTTAAAAGTGCTTTTTCACTGTAAAAACAATGAAGAGTACTTGGCTTTCGGGGGTCAAAATGCGGTGAAAAAGTCTTTTTCAGCTAGATACAAAAGTTGGGATTTAGATGCTTTTGACTTTTAGttagtgaaaattttcaaaatatttttatttatattaactatttaaaaaatatataattttttatataatttttgtattattagattaaatgatttaaaacttatttattattatatttaattatatcatCATCTGTACCGCTTTTAAAACATTGCTCCTTTTTCAACGGTTCAGattcaatatattttaatatctaacgattcttctttgttttttaaaGGGGATGTTTTTAGAATTTTCCGTTAATGACAGCCCTCACGACATACATTAGCAATGTATAGTGgaatttttaggctaaataagATTGAACAAATTTGTCGGTTTCTATTGTGTAGGAGCTGTAGTGTTTTAGGGtttcatacattttcatattTCAGTAGGCATCTTATTATCAAACAGAACCTTTGGCAGAATGGGAGTCAGCAATATATTCAACCCTGCTTCACTTTGCTTGCTCAAATCCAACGTTCGTCAAACTCAAAGGCCCATTCGCTCTTTTGAAGGAAATCAAAAGGGGCTCATCATGGCTACTTTCTCTTCATCGCCTTCCACGGTTTCGGTTGAGCATGTCAATCAGAAGTTGAGTGGTGACTCTTTTATTCGACCCCATTTGAGAAAATTGTCTCCTTATCAGCCCATTTTACCTTTTGAGGTAATTGGAAGAAACCCCATATCAGTCTTCTCCTTATTTAGTCCCCCATCTCTCTCGCTGCAGTGTTTGATTAAGTAACTATTTTAATATCTTGACGTGATTGATACATTATGGTTATTTCTTGCTGATTCATGTGGTCTGGCAACTTACATGATTGATACACTATTTTAAGATCATTAGCTTCCTATATGCCTCTCATGTTAATCAATTTGTTggtttttatttcttatttattgaGTCGGGTCTTTGTTTTCTAGGTTTTGTCAGCAAAACTGGGAAGAAAGCCTGAGGATATCATCAAATTAGATGCGAATGAAAATCCTTATGGCCCACCTCCGGAGGTCATTGGCCTAACTACTTCCTTTTCTGTAGCCATAATGCAAgcatgaaagaaaagaaaatttatttcggTTGAATTTGATTTGTGCCTTTGTTCTGTACCAATTGCAGGCACCATTCTTGCAATTGAGTAATCCATTATTCCCTGATTACAAATTTCAGATTGTTTGTAGGTTCTTGAAGCTTTGGGGTCACTGAAATTCCCATACATCTACCCTGATCCTGAATCTCGTCAATTGCGTGCTGCCCTTGCTGAAGATTCGGGGATTGAATCTGATTATATTCTTGTAGGTTGTGGCTGTGATGAACTTATTGATCTGATAATGCGGTTAGAACCAGGAAACTTAGTTATCCAACCTAGCCCATAGCTTCTACTCTCTGTGGCTTCAAGCATTATGAATTTCCAACTAGTTTCTCTTCTATTTTGGATTAATATTTTGTTGCAGATGCGTGCTTGATCCTGGGGACAAGATTGTTGACTGTCCTCCAACCTTCACAATGTATGAATTTGATGCTGGTGTTAATGGGGCACAAGTTATCAAAGGTAGAGAAATATACTTTATACTAGTTTCACTTTCATAGACATCTTCACTTCGAACTTCATAATTATCTTTGTTTGCGTCTTGGTCGTGGATTGTTGTTACAGCTCTGAGTTATGGATTCAATCACCGGACAATTCATAGGAAAATTGTTTAAGCTAGCAGGGCTTTTCCCCTTGTTTCTATTTATTCAATGCGAATGCCCTATGGTGAATGTGTGGGACACTTCAAAGGGAGCCCCCTtagattaattcaattttaagagGTTTAAGACTCTCTCTAACAAATCTGACTTAATTTTAATGCTGCCTATCAGCCTCTTAAATAGAGCTTACATAGGTTTACTTGTTTTAATAGAGGACTTATAAGCCAAGGAAAACAAGGATTCTAAATAAAGAATGACTCCTAAACCCTAATAACATAAAGATACTTTTGAGTAAAGATCTCCTAAAGCTAATATCattctaaaaataacaaataatcatTGACGTCTAGCCTTACTCCCCTCCTGGAAGTAGTACCAAATTAATCCATGAGTATTTAGAATTTATGCACTAAAATTGTcggttatttaattattttccattCTGCTATAATACCCATAATTATGAACATATTAATATTCTGTGCAGTTCCAAGGAAGCCAGACTTCAGCTTGAATATAGAAGCAATTGCTGAGGCTGTTGAGCATGAAAAGCCAAAATGCATATTTCTTACTTCTCCAAATAATCCTGATGGAAGGTAAGTGTTTCCAACAGCTTTCCTTTTTTTAAATCTGAGGGACATGATCATTGTGTTGCATTCTATAAGAATGTTGTCTGATTGGCATTCATTTCTAGATGAAATATACTCTAAAAGGCACAAAGGGGGTGCcatcctaaaccctaaaatttacTGATCAAGAGTGACTGAAAATTGTTGGATGGCATCAGTCTCTCTCATCCCTTTGAATTTGTTATACAtgactagacctgtccatgggtcaGGGCCGCCTGGCCAGAAGGCCCGCCCGAgaagtgggagggtttgggtaaaaatataggcccgaaaaataggtTTAGGAAAAAAGGggcccatttagaaaatgggccgggccttgGGTAAGGTTTTTTTGGCCTGAACCCGGCCCAAATATGCCAAAAAAAAtgctgttttttcttttttactgttttcttgctattttcttcttgtttcttttcactattttgctaccatttcactattatgttgctattgttttgttgttattgtttggatattgtataactcttgttttattgttaatttttttactattttagaggcatttgcttgttaagtatacatatttttttaaatttttttttcaatttgttggaatttgttggtaaacatttattttaatgtttttagtatttttgatgtattatatttttaaaaaagataatataaaaaaattaatatgggcggaacggtcttgggcaaaattttaggcccatttttttgGCCGGGTCTAACTTTTGGttgggcccggcccatggacacctctataCATGACTGCCTTCCTTTTCCTGGTGACTTGCTACTATAATTTAGTTGCTTCATTCTGAAGCTCTTTAAGGTGGGTCTTCTGAAATCGTTATGATGATTTCATGAGCTTGTGGACTTTATTTTAAATCTGCAATGTTGAAACTGTAACTATACATTGCTCTGATATTTTCTTCCACATATTGTTTTGGTACCTCCATTTCTTTGTTAATGGGAATTTGGCAGTATAATTAGCGATGAAGTTCTCTTGAAGATCCTTGACATGCCCATTTTGGTGGTTCTAGATGAAGCTTACATTGAGTTTTCAGGAAACGAATCTAGGATGCAGTGGGTGAAGAAGCATGATAATTTAATTGTTCTTCGAACATTTAGTAAAAGAGCTGGTATGCTTGTGATTCTCTTCTTCAATTCTTAAAGTCAAGTTTTTCATGAATTTAAACGTTTTCCTTCTATTCTCTTTGGTTGTGTGGTTTTGATAGGGTTTCTAAATCTTGGAAGCTGAGGGCTTGTTATCTCTAGTCTACTTTCATAaatatgtatgatgaataatGGATGAGATTCTGATTATCTTTTTCCTTGATGTTGATATGCAAGCTGCTAACTAGAACTTCCAACATCATATGCTCTCAGTTGCATTGATCAGAGTAGTAGCATTATGTTTTGAGACAAATGTAGAAAAATTTAGAAACAAGTCTCGCATATTTTGGTTTGCCTGAAATCATGATTTGGGTGGATTATTATTTTCTTTCGGTAGTTTTATAGTGAACATCTGTAACCACTCTGCTAATTGGTTTTCAGTAATGATTCTTGCATTACTGAAGGAACAATTATTTTCTTTGTTGCTTTTGTATGGATTTTCTGCTTAAGGAATGATGTTTGATGTAGAATATAAATAATTCAAGCTTTCTGGTGCTACACAGTTATTTGTGGGTTTAAAAGTTAAGAATTCATTGGGGGTTGGAGGGTGGATATAAGCTATGTCACTTGGACTCAGTTGTGTCCCACATGGCTATGTGCCTAAGAAGGGGATGTTCAATTTTTGCCaagattttcatgtatttggagagTCCTTAGATGATCCTATGGCCATACCTGAGTCTGTTAAATGTCAAAATAggtactttaagaaaaatgaagagcaGGAGCAACATAGGATATAAGGGAAGAATATAAATTAGTATCTTATTCTGAATAGTATGCGTTGTTGTTTTGATTTTTCCTCTTCTATGTCCAGGAAATTATTTCAAGTAtaacctttttatttaaaaaatgaataaaacatctTATATTCGTGTGACCTCGGATTAAGCAACATTGGAGATCGTAGCTTCTGCATTTTAATAGTTATATGGATCGTTTCAGACTTCTGAAACCTTGGAGAGCGTCTGAAACTTGTATCCTCTGTAAGATTGTGAGGTTCTAATATTCTTTGGAGATGGAAATTCagtatgtttttaaatttaatcttcaGTTGATGACAATCTGAATAGAAGATATATGCTTTGCTGGTTCATCAGGGACTTTTGTGGCATTTACATGTTTTTCAATGAATCATTCTACTTTTTCTGTGTGTGGATGTGGGTGAATGTCTAGCCCTCACTTGTCCAAGGAAAGGGAAATAAATTAGAACTTGCTattgaaaattaataattatttcagGTTTAGCCGGGCTCCGTGTTGGATATGGCTCATTCCCTTTGAGCATAATTGAGTATTTGTGGAGAGCAAAGCAACCATACAATGTTTCTGTCGCTGCTGAAGTTGCTGCATGTGCTGCATTGCAGAACCCAAAGTATCTAGAGGTTCTTAttgtttctttttcccttttcagTTCTTAACATGATTTTGGTCTTTGTTGCCAGCTTCTTTAAAAACTGTTCCCTCTAAAAATGGGATATTTTGGCATCTTGATTCCCTTATGCTTGAAACTCATTCCTAATACTGCTCTGCAAATCTTTACCAGTTGGTGAAAGACGCTTTGATACAAGAACGGGATAGGCTTTTCAAGCTTCTCAAGGAAGTACCATTTCTGAATCCATATCCAAGCTATTCTAATTTCATTCTATGTGAGGTGACATCTGGAATGGATGCTAAGAAAT from the Gossypium hirsutum isolate 1008001.06 chromosome D09, Gossypium_hirsutum_v2.1, whole genome shotgun sequence genome contains:
- the LOC107891369 gene encoding histidinol-phosphate aminotransferase, chloroplastic yields the protein MGVSNIFNPASLCLLKSNVRQTQRPIRSFEGNQKGLIMATFSSSPSTVSVEHVNQKLSGDSFIRPHLRKLSPYQPILPFEVLSAKLGRKPEDIIKLDANENPYGPPPEVLEALGSLKFPYIYPDPESRQLRAALAEDSGIESDYILVGCGCDELIDLIMRCVLDPGDKIVDCPPTFTMYEFDAGVNGAQVIKVPRKPDFSLNIEAIAEAVEHEKPKCIFLTSPNNPDGSIISDEVLLKILDMPILVVLDEAYIEFSGNESRMQWVKKHDNLIVLRTFSKRAGLAGLRVGYGSFPLSIIEYLWRAKQPYNVSVAAEVAACAALQNPKYLELVKDALIQERDRLFKLLKEVPFLNPYPSYSNFILCEVTSGMDAKKLKDDLSKMGVMVRHYNKKELKGYIRVTAGKPGQTDALMECLRRLS